One stretch of Armigeres subalbatus isolate Guangzhou_Male chromosome 2, GZ_Asu_2, whole genome shotgun sequence DNA includes these proteins:
- the LOC134210097 gene encoding transmembrane protein 135-like, with product MQVLSKLTSVPITCKEYVHPWTDSCTIASAEFLIVAVQDSLRIYSIVYLLSLAMRGRIPTFDELKRTVRGLLQSTAFLTMSAFSYSMFLCVLRRIAGSYNFYTSSYIPAYIAAFVSILVERPSRRGLLCLYVSNVATETGWNILKSRGLVRSLPYGEILIFGLSTATLLYYYRLNRQKDYKDSMFDVFRFALGDSEVMKPIEAQPESRRSRDTARSSRNVSSYTVIQAAVKAYLNVISKVKTMAKHELCQHKHSCVYNTLSGGVRMFSIGLGIQVIMKAVFQARRIIRRPEIFKRTFLSKEILKLGMFLGGFTSLYKMSSCLLRHITNNDHAAYAIPSGLIASAAFGYYSDSTIALYIMWKTLQMTYNWGIEKGYVPKVPGFTVLLYCASTALLFHAATLEPMTLRPSYWKFLYSISGGRISVMDRSGFDVYGLNTSGQIREVSKLCNTPRELKFRI from the exons ATGCAAGTCCTTAGTAAACTCACTTCCGTTCCAATCACCTGCAAAGAATACGTCCATCCATGGACCGACTCATGCACCATTGCTTCGGCAGAGTTCCTGATCGTTGCCGTACAGGACAGTCTCCGAATATACTCCATTGTTTATTTG CTCTCACTAGCCATGCGAGGACGCATTCCCACGTTCGATGAACTAAAACGCACAGTTCGCGGTTTGCTCCAGTCAACTGCCTTCCTGACGATGTCCGCCTTCAGCTATTCGATGTTCCTTTGTGTTCTGCGACGGATCGCCGGATCGTACAACTTCTACACCTCTTCCTACATCCCGGCCTACATTGCAGCGTTCGTGTCCATCCTGGTGGAGCGACCGTCCCGACGAGGACTGCTATGTCTATACGTTTCCAACGTTGCCACCGAAACCGGTTGGAATATCCTGAAGTCGCGAGGCTTGGTGCGATCACTCCCTTACGGAGAAATACTCATCTTCGGATTGTCGACCGCGACGCTGCTGTACTATTACCGTCTGAATCGTCAGAAGGACTACAAGGACTCGATGTTCGACGTATTCCGGTTCGCTCTGGGGGACAGCGAGGTGATGAAACCGATCGAAGCCCAACCGGAAAGCCGGCGGTCCAGAGATACGGCTCGATCGTCGCGGAATGTTTCGTCCTATACTGTGATTCAGGCTGCCGTGAAAGCCTACCTCAATGTGATATCGAAGGTTAAGACTATGGCCAAGCACGAGCTTTGCCAGCATAAGCATAGCTGTGTCTACAATACGCTCTCTGGTGGTGTTCGGATGTTCTCCATCGGGTTGGGCATCCAGGTGATCATGAAAGCTGTATTCCAAGCACGAAGAATCATTCGTAGGCCGGAAATATTTAAGCGAACATTCCTGAGCAAAGAGATTTTAAAGCTAGGGATGTTCTTGGGAGGTTTCACCTCGTTATACAAA ATGTCTTCCTGTTTGCTGAGGCACATTACAAATAACGACCATGCGGCGTATGCCATTCCAAGTGGACTCATTGCCAGTGCTGCCTTCGGTTACTACTCCGATTCCACTATCGCGCTCTACATTATGTGGAAAACTCTTCAG ATGACCTACAACTGGGGAATCGAAAAAGGATACGTACCAAAGGTTCCGGGTTTCACCGTACTGTTGTATTGTGCGAGCACGGCCCTACTCTTCCACGCGGCTACGTTGGAACCCATGACTTTGCGTCCGAGCTACTGGAAGTTCCTGTACTCGATATCCGGAGGAAG AATTTCCGTGATGGATCGCAGTGGATTCGATGTGTACGGTCTGAACACCAGTGGTCAAATTCGAGAGGTATCCAAACTGTGCAATACTCCACGGGAGCTAAAGTTTAGGATTTAA